A window of Oncorhynchus tshawytscha isolate Ot180627B unplaced genomic scaffold, Otsh_v2.0 Un_contig_8799_pilon_pilon, whole genome shotgun sequence contains these coding sequences:
- the LOC112214380 gene encoding apoptosis facilitator Bcl-2-like protein 14: protein MANSNSNGSTNSNGSAKAGLPEDMDGMENSVEFRLMMAYAQRRRPREVLCPLPQGTDTQPGGAQTLEGHADTFIKKEKKRKKGMRMRLQSLLSCIRPHRDSTAVASGPPRTPSPPTGTQRSSFRSFGNSRDELGEVADRLTQIADGVTCISGDLETDGEEDAIERLVGLLLRGAGDKLNEEVLKDASLSSELFGYSLYERTISTFLGRLGLTSDPGTQGSPTAQIAMTCEVTSRLSAVDSLPMSRVLGFGAKYLQDHFSSWAIQQGGYEEAFVNDEEEVD from the exons ATGGCAAACAGCAATTCCAATGGGAGTACCAACAGTAATGGGAGTGCCAAAGCTGGGCTGCCAGAGGATATGGATGGCATGGAGAACAGTGTGGAGTTCAGGCTGATGATGGCGTACGCCCAGAGGAGGAGACCTAGGGAGGTGTTGTGCCCGCTACCTCAAGGCACAGACACCCAGCCGGGTGGTGCACAGACACTAGAGGGCCATGCAGACACATTTataaagaaggagaagaagaggaagaaggggatgAGAATGAGGCTGCAGAGCTTGTTGAGCTGTATCCGACCCCACAGAGACAGTACAGCTGTAGCATCAGGACCACCAagaacaccatcaccaccaacgGGCACCCAGAGGTCTTCCTTCAGATCCTTTGGCAACT CGAGAGATGAGCTGGGGGAGGTAGCTGACCGGTTGACTCAGATTGCTGACGGAGTGACCTGCATTTCTGGGGACCTGGAGACTGACGGAGAGGAAG ATGCTATAGAGAGGCTGGTGGGGCTTCTGCTGAGAGGAGCGGGAGACAAACTCAATGAGGAG GTCCTGAAGGACGCCTCTCTGTCCTCAGAGCTCTTTGGCTACAGCTTGTATGAGAGGACCATCTCCACCTTCCTCGGCAGACTTGGCCTGACCTCGGACCCCGGCACTCAGGGGTCACCCACGGCCCAAATTGCCATGACTTGTGAG GTGACCAGTCGCCTGTCAGCGGTGGACAGCCTCCCTATGAGCCGGGTGCTGGGATTTGGAGCGAAATACCTGCAGGATCACTTCTCTTCCTGGGCCATACAGCAGGGTGGATAT GAGGAAGCTTTTGTGAATGATGAGGAGGAAGTCGACTGA